The Methylosinus sp. PW1 region CGAGTGGTTCTGGTGGATCGCCATGCGATTTGCCGCTTTTTCGACGCACACCTCCGTAGCCTATATTGGGCTCTTTTTTAAAGCGAGGTACAGAAATGTCACATCACAGAATGAGCGTGCTCGCGGCCGGCGTGTCGGCAGCGGTGCTGGCGATGCATTCGCCAGCTCAGGCCACCACGACAATCACGGTCGGAGTTGCAGCGAACTTTTCCGGACCGCTCAGTTCCATCATTACGGCGTTCCACAACTACTACTATCCGTCATACGATTTTGCGGTCAATACGATATCAAAGTCGACTGGAGCGCTCGAGTCGGATATTATCAGCGGTGGCACGACCGGACCTTATGACTTGTTTCTCGCCGCGGACAAGTCGCATGTCGACGACCTGGTCACAACTCACTCGAGTCTCGTATATCCCTATACGACGTCTCCAAGCAGTCTTTACGAGTTCCACTATGCTTCTGGCGCCTTGGAGCTATACTCGGACAACACGAATGTGTCTTCGGGGCTCCCCAACCCGTTCAATACGGATTTCGTGATCGCCGACCCGACGAATGCGCCATATGGACATGCAGCGCAGCAATTGCTGGCGGGATCTCCTTGGTATTACACGTCAGCGATACCGGGCGGCTATGTCCATACCGCTTCGAATATCGACAACACATACGCTGCAATTCAAGCTCACACCTATGCGTACGGTTTCGTCGCGAAATCGCAGATCTGTAGCTTTGACGGAACAACGTACACCTTCACCGGCAATTCTCATCATTCGTATACGACCGGATATGATCCGATTTCGCAATATGGCGTCGAAATCGCCATCTCGTCGCGCACGCCGGATCAGCAAGATGAGCTCGACAAGCTCGTCGACTTTATTCTGAACAATTCGACAGCGCAGAGCATAATCCGCAGCTATTGCTACACTTATCCGTGACGCAACATGTCTGCGGCGAGGGCTTGTCTCTCGCCGCGGACATAGTGTGAGCACGCCCCGAAATCATCCGAGGCGCACGGGTTCGACAATAATGGTTCTTTCGCTCGCTCGCGTTTTTCTAGATAATCGGAATTGTCGAAATGGCCAGGAAAACCGGCTTGTCGCGGCCTCGGTCGATCTATCCGCAGATTTCCTATTCAAAGGAGGCCCGAAGCGGCCTGCCCGTATTCATAGGAACGGCGACTCCTGAAAATCTCCTGCGTCTCGGCCACAAACATCACTCTCGTGGTCTTCGACACGCGAAAGCGAACGAATGGGAGCTCGCCCTTCGTGAATTCGGCGAGGCGATCCGTTGCGCTCCGGATCAGCCAAATTTCAACTACGCCCTGGGCGGTGCGCTATCACAGCTCGGACGTCTTCCCGAGGCGATGGAGGCGTATAGGCGGGAACTCGCCATATTGCCCGGAGACGCGGCGTCGCTCGTGGACCTCGGCACATGCCTCGCCAGAATGGGACGCAGGAAGGACGGGATCCTCTGCTTCGAGACAGCGCTACGCTACAAGCCGAAAATACCTTTTGCTCAATATAATCTCGGCCTTGCTCTGCTCGGTGAAAAGCGCCGCATAGATGCGATCGAGGCCTTGTCGCGAGCGATCAGGATCAATCCCTCCTATGGAGATGCGTATATCCTGCGGAGTCTCGCTCATGCGATGGGTGGAGAAAACGAAAAGTCTATGATTGATCTGCGGGCGGCCGCGGCCGTGACAACCAAGAATCATGCGGCAATGCTCGATGTGGGACATTACTTCCACAAGAACGCTCGCGACTTGGAGGCCGGTCAAATTTTCGAAATGGCGGCTCGCATCGCTCCAGACGTGGCTTTGGCTCAATTCGTGTTCGGCCATTTTCTCATCGTTAATCGCCGTTATGAGGATGGGTTGACATTTGTAGAGCGCGCAATCGAGATCGACCCGAATTTTGCGGAAGCCTATGTCGCGCGCGGCCATGGCTATCTCAGCCAAGGGCGGACCGAGGAGGCGGT contains the following coding sequences:
- a CDS encoding substrate-binding domain-containing protein; the protein is MSVLAAGVSAAVLAMHSPAQATTTITVGVAANFSGPLSSIITAFHNYYYPSYDFAVNTISKSTGALESDIISGGTTGPYDLFLAADKSHVDDLVTTHSSLVYPYTTSPSSLYEFHYASGALELYSDNTNVSSGLPNPFNTDFVIADPTNAPYGHAAQQLLAGSPWYYTSAIPGGYVHTASNIDNTYAAIQAHTYAYGFVAKSQICSFDGTTYTFTGNSHHSYTTGYDPISQYGVEIAISSRTPDQQDELDKLVDFILNNSTAQSIIRSYCYTYP